One segment of Niabella beijingensis DNA contains the following:
- a CDS encoding alpha-L-rhamnosidase C-terminal domain-containing protein — protein MKKYVTDRTLLLMTLLVSVGGNAQLPPVFEAARIKTAVAAETVQRYLAPVKILWRSEQAGTGIVNAERLLQQGNGQADLSNKNMCILKSDGNNRPALLLDFGRELHGGVQIVTGMHPSGKPVRIRLRFGESASEAMSDIEPEKNATNDHAIRDEVLLVPWLGKLETGNTGFRFVRIDLVDADTELQLKEVRAIFTFRDIPWKGFFNCSDTLLNRIWMTGAYTVQLNMQDYLWDGIKRDRLVWVGDMHPEIATISTVFGYNEVVPKSLDLSRDITPLPSWMNGISTYSMWWIIIHRDWYYHTGDLNYLKQQKSYLLPLLDHIISKIGNDNKEQLDGTRFLDWPSSENKKGVDAGLQAMMIWALKDGADLCRILEEPTAAARCEIALARLRKNVPDLNGSKQAAALMALTGLLPAQKANDEVLAVNGAKGFSTFYGYYMLQAMAKAGNYQGALDAIRSFWGAMLNLGATTFWEDFNLDWLPGASRIDQLPRSGEKDIHGDYGAYCYIGFRHSLCHGWASGPTPWLTQHVLGITVAAPGCKVIRVVPHLGDLRFAEGSFPTPYGPVKVKHVKQHDGRIRSSITAPPQVRIIRQ, from the coding sequence ATGAAGAAGTATGTAACTGACAGGACATTGTTGTTAATGACCTTACTGGTATCAGTGGGGGGCAATGCACAGTTGCCTCCCGTGTTTGAAGCGGCGCGGATAAAAACTGCGGTGGCCGCAGAAACCGTGCAGCGTTATCTGGCGCCTGTTAAGATCCTTTGGCGTTCGGAACAGGCCGGCACGGGGATCGTTAATGCAGAACGGCTGCTGCAGCAGGGAAACGGCCAGGCCGATCTGTCCAATAAGAATATGTGTATATTAAAAAGCGATGGCAATAACCGCCCGGCCCTGCTGCTGGATTTCGGCAGGGAACTGCACGGAGGTGTACAGATCGTTACTGGGATGCACCCCTCCGGTAAACCGGTTCGTATACGCCTGCGTTTCGGCGAATCCGCGAGTGAGGCAATGAGTGATATCGAACCGGAAAAAAATGCAACAAATGACCATGCCATACGCGATGAAGTGCTGCTGGTTCCCTGGCTGGGAAAGCTGGAGACCGGTAATACCGGCTTCCGTTTTGTGCGCATCGACCTGGTGGATGCGGATACCGAATTACAGTTAAAGGAGGTACGGGCCATCTTCACCTTCCGGGATATTCCCTGGAAGGGATTCTTTAACTGCAGCGATACCCTGCTCAACCGGATCTGGATGACCGGAGCCTATACCGTGCAGCTGAATATGCAGGATTACCTCTGGGACGGCATCAAACGCGACCGGCTGGTATGGGTAGGTGATATGCACCCCGAAATAGCCACCATCAGCACCGTGTTCGGCTACAACGAGGTAGTGCCGAAAAGCCTGGATCTTTCACGGGACATCACCCCCCTGCCTTCATGGATGAATGGTATCAGTACCTATTCCATGTGGTGGATCATCATACACCGGGACTGGTATTATCACACCGGCGATCTTAACTATCTGAAGCAACAGAAAAGCTACCTGCTTCCTTTGCTGGATCATATCATCAGTAAGATCGGCAATGACAATAAAGAACAGCTGGATGGCACCCGTTTCCTGGACTGGCCTTCCAGCGAAAATAAAAAGGGCGTGGATGCCGGGCTGCAGGCCATGATGATATGGGCGCTTAAAGATGGGGCTGATCTTTGCCGCATATTGGAGGAACCAACGGCCGCAGCGCGTTGTGAAATCGCACTGGCGCGTTTGAGGAAAAATGTACCGGACCTCAACGGATCAAAACAGGCGGCGGCACTAATGGCGCTTACCGGGCTTCTTCCTGCACAAAAGGCAAATGATGAAGTGCTGGCAGTGAATGGGGCCAAAGGCTTTTCTACATTTTATGGCTATTACATGCTGCAGGCCATGGCCAAGGCCGGTAATTATCAGGGAGCGCTGGATGCGATCCGCAGTTTCTGGGGCGCCATGCTGAATCTGGGCGCTACCACTTTCTGGGAGGATTTTAATCTGGACTGGCTACCCGGTGCATCGCGGATCGACCAACTGCCCCGGTCCGGCGAGAAAGACATACACGGCGACTATGGGGCGTACTGTTATATCGGGTTCCGGCACAGCCTCTGCCACGGCTGGGCCTCCGGTCCCACTCCCTGGCTTACACAACATGTATTGGGGATCACCGTGGCAGCACCGGGCTGTAAGGTGATAAGGGTAGTACCGCACCTGGGCGATCTCCGGTTTGCAGAAGGCAGCTTTCCCACTCCTTACGGGCCCGTAAAGGTAAAACATGTAAAACAACATGATGGCAGGATCCGATCATCCATAACAGCACCTCCGCAGGTCAGGATCATCCGCCAGTAA
- a CDS encoding MBL fold metallo-hydrolase — translation MNRNYLLLPVLFCMMMARGNAFGQQDPHLKGADYVDHALYMNREVLPDVFGRPDPGLEKTLTQVKGNLYRHTNGTLPALHSGLVLVTKEGAIVIDPALTQAAIWLNEEIRKRFNVPVKYVILTHAHYDHAGGSQVLQQAGAKVIVQKNGLEPIIGEKLPIAVPDIVFDKQLTISLGGDTVIVNHIAPSHSNNMSVVLFPKYKALQLTDVGESKTMPYNDFLDFYYDGWIETLDWALQQDVDYIDVGHYTPATKEDIRKEREYMQDLHQQVLNLVRAGQSWDQLYRNVKFSDEVKKWGGFDAMSKLNVLGMYRWVTNHRRGVW, via the coding sequence ATGAACCGGAATTATTTACTGTTGCCCGTTCTTTTTTGTATGATGATGGCCCGGGGAAATGCTTTTGGCCAGCAGGACCCCCATTTAAAAGGCGCAGACTATGTAGACCACGCTCTATATATGAACCGGGAAGTACTACCCGATGTGTTTGGCAGGCCGGATCCCGGCCTTGAAAAAACACTCACACAGGTGAAAGGGAATTTGTACCGGCATACCAATGGAACCTTACCGGCTTTACACAGTGGCCTGGTACTGGTTACAAAAGAGGGCGCTATTGTTATAGATCCGGCGTTGACCCAGGCCGCCATCTGGCTGAATGAAGAAATCCGAAAGCGGTTCAACGTGCCGGTAAAATACGTGATCCTAACCCATGCACATTATGATCATGCCGGTGGCTCGCAGGTATTGCAGCAGGCCGGTGCTAAGGTGATCGTTCAAAAGAACGGCCTGGAGCCGATCATCGGAGAAAAATTGCCGATAGCCGTTCCGGATATTGTTTTTGACAAACAGTTAACGATCAGCCTGGGCGGTGATACCGTTATTGTTAACCATATTGCTCCCAGCCATTCCAACAACATGTCGGTGGTGTTATTTCCAAAATATAAAGCACTGCAACTGACTGATGTGGGTGAGTCCAAAACAATGCCGTATAATGATTTCCTGGATTTCTATTACGACGGATGGATAGAAACGCTGGACTGGGCACTGCAACAGGATGTGGATTATATCGACGTGGGGCATTATACTCCCGCTACAAAAGAAGATATACGTAAAGAACGGGAATACATGCAGGACCTGCATCAGCAGGTATTAAACCTTGTAAGGGCGGGGCAGAGCTGGGACCAGCTTTACCGCAATGTGAAATTTTCAGACGAGGTAAAGAAATGGGGTGGCTTTGATGCCATGAGCAAGCTGAATGTACTGGGTATGTACCGTTGGGTGACCAATCACCGGCGTGGCGTATGGTAG
- a CDS encoding glycoside hydrolase family 30 protein — translation MQQKRTLAGIGLLAFISVYAQFSKPGNSGETVKPGLPPAPDAVLTVWITRADSSVLLKKSNTINFSSGRTGGMVITVDSARAFQEIDGFGYTLTGGSAMLINRMDDAKKETLLKELFGSGENSIGISYLRVSVGASDLDSAVFSYNDLLPGQTDIAQEKFSIAPDKINLIPVLKQILTINPAIKILASPWSPPAWMNDNGATKGGSLKPEYYASYANYLVKYIQAMKAEGIAIDALTPQNEPLHPGNNPSLLMLAEQQRDFIKDQLGPAFKAAGIQTKIVVYDHNLDRPDYPITILNDPEAKKYIDGSAFHLYAGNVSALNQVHTAHPDRNLYFTEQWTGSTGSFNGDLKWHIKNVIIGTIKNWSRIALEWNLASDPGYNPHTPGGCTQCKGALTLDGNGVNRNVAYYIIAHASKFVPAGSRRIYSSDAAGLSNVAFLTPAGKKVMIVLNEQNGEQVFRISYSGKNAVCMLPANTVATLVW, via the coding sequence ATGCAACAAAAAAGAACACTTGCCGGTATCGGGCTGCTTGCTTTTATATCTGTTTACGCGCAATTCAGCAAACCCGGAAATTCCGGAGAAACGGTAAAACCCGGTCTGCCGCCGGCCCCGGATGCAGTATTAACGGTCTGGATCACCCGGGCGGATTCTTCGGTGCTCCTGAAAAAAAGCAATACCATAAACTTCAGCAGCGGTCGTACAGGGGGTATGGTTATAACGGTGGATAGCGCGCGTGCGTTCCAGGAGATCGACGGATTTGGATATACACTGACCGGCGGCAGCGCAATGCTCATCAACCGGATGGATGATGCAAAAAAAGAAACCCTGTTAAAAGAGTTGTTCGGAAGCGGCGAAAACAGTATAGGTATCAGCTATCTGCGGGTAAGCGTGGGTGCTTCCGACCTGGATTCCGCCGTTTTCAGTTATAATGACCTGCTTCCCGGGCAAACTGATATTGCACAGGAAAAATTCAGCATTGCGCCGGATAAGATAAACCTGATACCGGTGCTGAAGCAGATCCTTACTATCAATCCTGCCATTAAGATCCTGGCCTCGCCCTGGAGCCCGCCGGCCTGGATGAATGATAATGGTGCGACCAAGGGGGGAAGCCTTAAGCCGGAATACTATGCTTCTTACGCAAACTATTTGGTAAAGTACATCCAGGCCATGAAGGCAGAAGGGATTGCGATCGACGCACTGACACCACAAAACGAACCGCTGCATCCCGGGAATAATCCCAGTTTGCTGATGCTGGCAGAACAGCAGCGGGATTTTATAAAAGATCAGTTGGGACCGGCATTTAAAGCTGCCGGTATTCAAACAAAGATCGTCGTATATGATCACAACCTCGACCGGCCCGATTATCCCATCACCATCCTGAATGATCCGGAAGCAAAAAAATATATTGATGGCTCGGCCTTTCACCTGTATGCGGGAAATGTAAGTGCCCTGAACCAGGTACATACAGCGCATCCCGACAGGAACCTTTACTTTACCGAACAATGGACCGGATCTACAGGAAGTTTTAACGGCGACCTGAAATGGCATATTAAGAATGTGATCATTGGCACCATAAAGAACTGGAGCCGTATTGCGCTGGAATGGAACCTGGCCAGCGACCCGGGCTACAACCCCCACACACCGGGTGGTTGCACACAATGTAAAGGCGCACTGACCCTTGACGGAAATGGAGTGAACCGGAATGTGGCCTATTACATTATTGCGCATGCTTCAAAATTTGTACCCGCGGGGTCCCGAAGGATCTACAGCAGCGATGCCGCAGGGTTGTCCAATGTGGCATTTCTGACACCGGCAGGTAAAAAAGTAATGATTGTTCTGAACGAACAGAACGGCGAGCAGGTATTCCGGATCAGTTATTCCGGTAAAAATGCTGTCTGCATGCTGCCGGCAAATACCGTGGCCACCCTTGTTTGGTAA
- a CDS encoding TetR/AcrR family transcriptional regulator — protein MARKTGPRGIYNKERTKEKLIAAVGRILVKDGFQSIKVNRIEAESGVSKKLIYLYFDGLDGLINAYLMQTDFWNQEREKAAQSPPAEIKPLEKDMMSQLFRDDFEYFATSAEMQKIILWGISEKNKAIKKIADVREDFGVPVFEASDLVFKDTDIDFRAVAGLFVGAIYYIVLHGKMIDSTICGIDPNTKEGRERFIRMIDKLLELCYGHKKER, from the coding sequence ATGGCAAGAAAAACTGGTCCCAGAGGCATTTATAACAAAGAGCGAACCAAGGAAAAACTGATAGCGGCCGTAGGCAGGATATTGGTTAAAGATGGTTTTCAAAGTATAAAGGTAAACAGGATTGAAGCCGAATCCGGTGTTTCAAAAAAACTGATCTATCTTTATTTTGATGGCCTGGACGGGTTGATCAATGCCTACCTGATGCAGACCGATTTCTGGAACCAGGAAAGGGAAAAGGCTGCGCAAAGTCCTCCGGCTGAAATAAAGCCGCTGGAAAAAGACATGATGTCTCAGCTATTTCGTGATGACTTCGAATATTTTGCCACCTCTGCCGAAATGCAAAAGATCATTCTTTGGGGAATCAGCGAAAAAAATAAGGCGATAAAGAAGATCGCGGATGTCCGCGAAGACTTCGGCGTACCGGTTTTTGAGGCATCGGACCTGGTGTTTAAAGACACCGACATCGATTTCAGGGCCGTAGCAGGTCTTTTTGTAGGAGCAATCTATTATATCGTGCTGCATGGAAAAATGATCGACAGTACCATATGCGGGATAGACCCGAATACGAAGGAAGGGCGGGAGCGGTTTATAAGGATGATCGACAAGCTCCTGGAATTATGTTACGGGCATAAGAAAGAACGCTGA
- a CDS encoding aminotransferase class I/II-fold pyridoxal phosphate-dependent enzyme — MQSGHNIDFEKASFKDFETIPHYDIFQRAKAFEQFTGFMEDRQQMNFRFVTDGCGPEVLVRSLFAPDPKLCISLVSNDYLNFTHHPKVIDAAVKGIQRYGTGAGASPLIGGHHEYHVALENKLSAFFGRTQGSSIVFTTGYTANSATLLALLKKEDCAIVDRAVHASVYEGLPGTNIKKFPHNSLVHLERALEEARSRYATRLVIVDGVYSQDGDLGLLDRILELTKAYGGYLMVDDAHGIGVVGENGRGCAELFGVLDKVDILSGTLSKAFGHIGGFIIAKPEIINFLRYQSRQQVFSSTSSPASMGLLKAIDLIDEEPHWRTTLAENVDYYQKGLRDLGLDIGTTASPIVPVKIGDPHKTADAARLLFEAGVYANCIVYPGVARKDARIRTSLMATHTREQLDKVLNAFEFVDKKLKITRR; from the coding sequence ATGCAGTCAGGGCATAATATTGATTTTGAAAAAGCCTCCTTTAAAGATTTCGAAACAATACCCCATTACGACATATTTCAGCGGGCAAAAGCCTTTGAACAGTTTACCGGTTTTATGGAAGACCGGCAGCAAATGAATTTCAGGTTTGTTACGGATGGGTGCGGACCGGAGGTGCTGGTACGATCCCTGTTTGCACCGGATCCTAAGTTATGCATCAGCCTGGTATCAAACGATTACCTGAATTTCACGCATCACCCGAAAGTGATTGATGCGGCTGTAAAAGGTATTCAGCGATACGGAACGGGTGCCGGTGCTTCGCCGCTGATCGGCGGCCATCATGAATACCATGTGGCGCTGGAAAATAAACTATCGGCATTTTTTGGACGCACGCAGGGATCAAGCATTGTTTTTACCACCGGTTACACAGCCAATAGTGCCACTTTGTTAGCATTGCTCAAAAAAGAAGACTGCGCCATTGTAGACAGGGCGGTACATGCAAGTGTATATGAAGGACTGCCGGGTACCAACATAAAAAAATTTCCTCACAACAGCCTGGTACACCTGGAACGTGCACTGGAGGAAGCCCGGTCCAGGTATGCTACCCGGCTGGTAATCGTGGATGGGGTGTACTCACAGGATGGGGATCTGGGTTTGCTGGACAGGATCCTTGAACTTACAAAAGCATATGGCGGGTACCTTATGGTGGATGATGCACATGGCATCGGTGTTGTAGGAGAAAACGGCCGGGGCTGTGCAGAGCTGTTCGGTGTGCTTGATAAGGTGGATATTTTATCCGGAACACTCAGCAAGGCCTTTGGACATATCGGCGGTTTCATCATTGCAAAACCGGAAATAATAAATTTTCTGAGGTACCAATCCCGGCAGCAGGTATTTTCTTCCACGTCGTCTCCGGCTTCTATGGGACTTCTAAAAGCGATCGACCTGATTGATGAGGAACCGCACTGGAGAACAACACTGGCGGAAAATGTGGACTATTATCAGAAAGGGCTCAGGGATCTGGGACTGGATATCGGTACTACCGCATCACCCATCGTTCCTGTTAAGATCGGTGATCCGCACAAGACTGCTGATGCAGCCCGCTTGCTTTTTGAAGCAGGTGTATATGCCAACTGTATTGTTTATCCGGGTGTGGCCCGTAAAGATGCCCGCATCCGGACAAGCCTTATGGCAACACATACCCGGGAACAGCTTGATAAGGTCCTGAACGCGTTTGAATTTGTTGACAAGAAATTAAAGATCACCAGGAGATAA
- a CDS encoding SHOCT domain-containing protein encodes MKPKVALKEVAKSGYRLDNGWVWKTGDTVYFGKGTLPTKHFAFVYESETSWYNVLGGPKSGNDAMNDRISLKSNEAKRGVIKKITLTGTEKGGYTAIGVVGLGGAANYWIEIDNAVESGEIRSPKQYAVNNPAEPLAPASSSKTDQLKELKKLLDDGTLTQKEFDAEKKKILSSQ; translated from the coding sequence ATGAAGCCGAAAGTAGCGCTGAAAGAAGTAGCAAAAAGCGGGTACCGGCTTGATAACGGATGGGTCTGGAAAACAGGCGATACCGTTTATTTTGGAAAAGGAACCTTACCTACGAAACATTTTGCTTTTGTTTATGAATCTGAAACAAGCTGGTATAACGTGCTCGGAGGGCCTAAGTCGGGAAATGATGCTATGAATGACCGGATATCGCTAAAATCCAATGAGGCAAAAAGAGGCGTCATTAAAAAAATCACGCTCACCGGAACTGAAAAAGGGGGGTACACAGCCATTGGGGTTGTTGGTCTTGGAGGAGCCGCTAATTATTGGATTGAAATTGACAACGCGGTCGAATCCGGTGAAATAAGGTCCCCTAAACAATATGCGGTTAATAATCCGGCCGAGCCGTTGGCGCCCGCTTCCTCATCTAAAACGGATCAGTTGAAAGAACTTAAAAAGTTGCTCGATGATGGCACGCTGACCCAAAAAGAATTTGATGCGGAAAAGAAAAAAATCCTAAGCAGTCAATAA